A region of Pseudarthrobacter sp. NIBRBAC000502770 DNA encodes the following proteins:
- the treS gene encoding maltose alpha-D-glucosyltransferase encodes MTFNPQSSGHFTPKSTFELNAPGLQHDPLWYRKAVFYEVLVRAFSDANGDGSGDFSGLIDRLDYLQWLGVDCLWLPPFFQSPLRDGGYDISDYNSVLDEFGTISDFKRLVAEAHARGVRVIIDLPLNHTSDQHPWFQESRKDPDGPFGDFYVWSDTDEKYQDARIIFVDTEESNWTFDPIRRQFFWHRFFSHQPDLNFENPKVIDAVFDVVRFWLDQGIDGFRADAIPYLFEEEGTNCENLPATHEFLRRLREMVDESYPGRVIIAEANQPPNEVVEYFGTVEEPECHMAFHFPIMPRLYYALRDQKAAPIIETMRDTPDIPEGAQWGTFLRNHDELTLEMVTADERAAMLGWYAPDPRMRANIGIRRRLAPLLDNSRAEIELINALLLSLPGSPFLYYGDEIGMGDNIWLEDRDAVRTPMQWNPDRNAGFSHADPGKLYLPPIQSLVYNYAMANVEAEAAHSGSLLRWTRQILSVRKNHPAFGLGGFKHVDADHDAVLAYLRELPDNNPAGADSETILCAFNLSQHPVAATLRIPEYAGRGLRDVFGGQVFPGIGDDGTLTLTIGSHDFFWLRMRSAGSSPSSPYTQAMPILSIEN; translated from the coding sequence GTGACCTTCAATCCGCAAAGTTCCGGCCACTTCACCCCTAAGAGCACCTTCGAGCTAAATGCGCCCGGCCTTCAGCATGACCCCCTGTGGTACCGCAAGGCAGTGTTCTATGAAGTGCTTGTCAGGGCCTTTTCGGATGCCAACGGCGATGGGTCCGGGGATTTCTCCGGACTCATCGACCGGCTGGACTACCTGCAGTGGCTCGGCGTTGACTGCCTCTGGCTGCCCCCGTTTTTCCAGTCGCCGCTGCGTGACGGCGGTTATGACATCTCGGATTACAACTCGGTCCTGGACGAGTTTGGCACCATCAGCGACTTCAAAAGGCTGGTGGCGGAGGCCCACGCCCGCGGCGTCCGGGTAATCATCGACCTTCCGCTGAACCACACCTCCGACCAGCACCCCTGGTTCCAGGAGTCCCGGAAGGACCCGGACGGGCCGTTCGGGGACTTCTACGTCTGGAGCGACACCGACGAAAAATACCAGGATGCCCGCATCATCTTCGTCGACACGGAGGAATCGAACTGGACGTTCGATCCCATCCGCCGCCAGTTCTTCTGGCACCGGTTCTTCAGCCACCAGCCGGACCTGAACTTCGAAAACCCCAAGGTGATCGACGCCGTCTTCGACGTGGTCCGGTTCTGGCTGGACCAGGGAATTGACGGTTTCCGGGCGGACGCCATCCCATACCTGTTCGAGGAGGAGGGCACCAACTGCGAAAACCTGCCCGCCACCCACGAGTTCCTCCGCCGGCTCCGGGAAATGGTGGATGAAAGCTACCCCGGCCGCGTCATCATCGCCGAAGCGAACCAGCCGCCCAACGAAGTGGTGGAGTACTTCGGCACCGTTGAAGAACCCGAATGCCACATGGCGTTCCACTTTCCCATCATGCCCCGCCTCTACTACGCGCTCCGCGACCAGAAGGCCGCACCCATCATCGAGACCATGCGCGACACCCCGGACATCCCTGAGGGCGCCCAATGGGGCACATTCCTCCGCAACCACGATGAACTGACCCTGGAGATGGTCACCGCCGACGAGCGCGCCGCCATGCTGGGCTGGTACGCGCCGGACCCGCGCATGCGGGCCAACATCGGCATCCGCCGCCGGCTGGCGCCGCTGCTCGACAACTCCCGGGCCGAGATCGAGCTGATCAACGCGCTCCTGCTCTCACTTCCGGGGAGCCCGTTCCTCTACTACGGCGACGAGATCGGGATGGGAGACAACATCTGGCTCGAGGACCGCGACGCAGTCCGTACGCCCATGCAGTGGAACCCGGACCGGAACGCAGGCTTCTCCCATGCGGACCCCGGCAAGCTGTACCTCCCGCCCATCCAGTCGCTGGTGTACAACTACGCCATGGCCAATGTGGAGGCTGAGGCGGCGCATTCCGGATCCCTGCTCCGCTGGACGCGGCAGATCCTGAGCGTCCGCAAGAACCACCCGGCGTTCGGGCTGGGCGGCTTCAAGCACGTGGACGCAGACCACGACGCCGTCCTGGCGTACCTGCGCGAACTCCCGGACAACAACCCCGCGGGGGCCGACTCCGAGACCATCCTGTGCGCCTTCAACCTGTCCCAGCATCCGGTCGCTGCCACGCTGCGGATTCCCGAGTACGCCGGCAGGGGCCTCCGCGATGTGTTTGGCGGTCAGGTCTTTCCCGGTATCGGCGACGACGGCACACTCACCCTGACCATCGGAAGCCACGATTTCTTCTGGCTCCGGATGCGGTCGGCGGGGTCAAGTCCCTCGTCGCCCTACACCCAGGCCATGCCCATCCTGTCGATAGAGAACTGA
- a CDS encoding 1,4-alpha-glucan branching enzyme, whose amino-acid sequence MNQPILTPALTALLKEWLPQQRWFPVKTPDFSISQAGSLGLADASGHAALAVFLLNVTTQGPDGGQRTSVVQVPLSFRPAPAGGMERALVGEAAGMDPTRPWVYDAVHDPDFVGAWLELIRQEGKADSGTATGFRVQGSYRLPTAKGVVKVLSGEQSNSSVIVDDGESAAMVKFFRVLSDGTNPEIEVGAALTKAGTSEVPATLGWVRGEWLGNGTHATGRTGHGTRYVQGELAVAHEFLAGGRDAWRLAVDAARSGTDFTAEARALGAATATVHKRLAEALGQSTGPGAGTGAVSAVAQRVRTAWAEARAAVGPYDDALDALLANLDKTPTGPLQRIHGDLHLGQILQVTGTSGDGSRWAILDFEGEPLRPIAERNVPDVPLRDVVGMLRSFDYAAGAAQREQEGAQVPDRWVDDCADAFLAGYAAVIPGTVDRTSPLFVALWLDKALYEVVYEMRNRPDWVAIPVNASRRLLGSNGAGDSAGAASEGNEMTGSARTDRPGVPLHVDEGTLGRIANGEHHAPHSVLGAHLDDFGHVTIRTVKHLAEAVTVVTQAGEIPMEHEAHGVWVAVLEPSEQGHVPDYRLSVTYPGKDPLTVDEPYRYLPTVGEVDLHLIGEGRHEKLWQVLGAHVRHYKSGLGDVNGVSFAVWAPNAQAVRVKGDFNAWDGREHSMRSLGSSGVWEVFIPGVAAGACYKYEILTRGGYWVEKADPLAFGTEVPPLTASRVVEPSYAFKDDEWMEARAKRDPHNSAMSVYEVHLGSWRLGLGYRELAQELVEYVKWLGFTHVEFMPVAEHPFGGSWGYQVTSYYAPTSRFGHPDEFRYLVDSLHQAGIGVLLDWVPAHFPKDAWALARFDGEPLYEHSDPALGEHPDWGTLIFDFGRTEVRNFLVANALYWLEEFHIDGLRVDAVASMLYLDYSRQEGQWRPNRFGGRENLEAISFLQEVNATVYKTHPGAVMIAEESTAFPGVTAPTSHGGLGFGLKWNMGWMHDSLKYISEDPYNRRWHHGTVTFSLVYAFTENFLLPISHDEVVHGKGSMLRKMPGDRWQQLANLRAFFAYQWAHPGKQLIFMGTEFGQEAEWSEQHGLDWWLADIPAHRGLQLLTKDLNELYAATPALYTQDNVPAGFQWINGGDSDRNVLSFIRWDADGNPLVCAINFSGAPHVGYTLGVPTPGAWTEVLNTDHSTYGGSGVLNDGELKATDDGQDGQPATLTVTLPPLGAAYFKPGTSTAG is encoded by the coding sequence ATGAACCAGCCAATCCTCACTCCCGCCCTCACCGCGCTGCTCAAGGAATGGCTGCCGCAGCAGCGTTGGTTCCCGGTCAAAACCCCCGATTTCTCCATCTCACAGGCCGGCAGCCTGGGCCTGGCGGATGCCAGCGGGCACGCGGCCCTGGCCGTGTTCCTGCTCAACGTCACCACCCAGGGGCCCGACGGCGGTCAGCGCACCTCAGTGGTGCAGGTTCCCCTGAGCTTCCGGCCGGCGCCGGCCGGAGGCATGGAGCGGGCACTGGTAGGTGAAGCAGCCGGAATGGATCCCACCCGCCCGTGGGTCTACGACGCCGTCCACGACCCCGACTTCGTGGGGGCCTGGCTGGAGCTCATCCGGCAGGAAGGGAAAGCGGACAGCGGCACCGCGACCGGTTTCCGCGTGCAAGGTTCCTACCGCCTGCCCACGGCCAAGGGCGTCGTGAAGGTTCTCTCCGGCGAGCAGTCCAACAGTTCCGTCATTGTGGACGACGGCGAGTCGGCGGCGATGGTGAAATTCTTCCGGGTCCTTTCGGATGGGACCAACCCGGAAATCGAAGTGGGCGCCGCCCTGACCAAGGCCGGGACCTCCGAAGTCCCTGCCACGCTTGGCTGGGTCAGGGGGGAGTGGCTGGGGAACGGCACCCATGCCACCGGACGTACCGGCCATGGAACCCGGTACGTGCAGGGCGAGCTTGCGGTGGCCCACGAATTCCTCGCCGGCGGGCGTGATGCCTGGCGCCTGGCCGTCGACGCGGCCCGCTCCGGCACTGACTTCACCGCCGAGGCCAGGGCCCTTGGCGCCGCAACGGCCACCGTGCACAAGCGCCTGGCGGAGGCCCTGGGGCAGTCCACCGGGCCGGGCGCCGGAACGGGGGCAGTATCTGCTGTTGCACAGCGTGTCCGGACCGCCTGGGCTGAAGCGCGTGCCGCCGTCGGACCTTACGACGACGCCCTTGACGCCCTGCTGGCGAACCTGGACAAGACCCCTACCGGGCCACTGCAGCGCATCCACGGCGACCTCCACCTGGGCCAGATCCTGCAGGTCACCGGCACATCGGGGGACGGGAGCCGCTGGGCGATCCTGGACTTCGAGGGGGAACCCCTGCGGCCCATCGCCGAACGCAATGTCCCGGATGTGCCGCTGCGCGACGTCGTCGGGATGCTGCGGTCTTTCGACTACGCGGCCGGGGCAGCCCAGCGGGAGCAGGAGGGTGCACAGGTACCGGACCGCTGGGTGGACGACTGCGCCGACGCCTTCCTGGCCGGGTATGCCGCCGTCATTCCCGGAACGGTGGACCGGACCTCACCGCTGTTTGTGGCATTGTGGCTGGACAAGGCGCTGTACGAAGTTGTTTATGAAATGCGTAACAGGCCCGACTGGGTGGCGATTCCAGTAAACGCCTCCAGGCGGCTCCTGGGCAGTAACGGTGCCGGCGACTCCGCCGGCGCAGCATCGGAAGGTAACGAAATGACAGGCTCAGCACGAACTGACCGCCCGGGGGTGCCCCTGCACGTGGATGAAGGCACCCTGGGCCGGATCGCGAACGGTGAACACCACGCCCCCCACTCCGTCCTGGGCGCGCACCTGGACGACTTTGGGCATGTCACCATCCGGACCGTGAAGCACCTGGCCGAAGCAGTGACCGTGGTCACGCAGGCCGGCGAAATTCCCATGGAGCACGAAGCCCACGGTGTATGGGTTGCCGTCCTGGAACCATCGGAACAGGGGCATGTTCCCGACTACCGGCTCTCGGTGACCTACCCGGGCAAGGACCCCCTGACCGTCGATGAGCCCTACCGCTACCTGCCCACCGTGGGCGAAGTGGACCTGCACCTCATCGGGGAGGGCCGGCACGAAAAACTGTGGCAGGTGCTTGGCGCCCATGTCCGCCACTATAAGTCCGGGCTGGGGGACGTCAACGGTGTCTCCTTCGCCGTATGGGCCCCCAACGCGCAGGCCGTCCGCGTCAAGGGCGACTTCAACGCCTGGGACGGACGTGAGCACTCCATGCGCTCCCTGGGTTCCTCCGGCGTCTGGGAAGTGTTCATCCCCGGCGTCGCAGCAGGGGCCTGCTACAAGTACGAAATCCTGACGCGGGGCGGTTACTGGGTTGAAAAGGCAGATCCGCTGGCCTTTGGCACCGAGGTGCCCCCGTTGACTGCCTCCAGGGTGGTGGAGCCGTCCTACGCTTTCAAGGACGACGAGTGGATGGAAGCACGGGCCAAGCGCGACCCGCATAACTCCGCCATGAGCGTGTACGAGGTCCACCTCGGGTCCTGGCGTCTGGGCCTTGGCTACCGCGAACTCGCCCAGGAACTGGTGGAGTACGTCAAATGGCTCGGGTTCACGCACGTGGAGTTCATGCCGGTCGCGGAGCACCCGTTCGGCGGTTCCTGGGGCTACCAGGTCACGTCCTACTACGCGCCCACCTCCCGCTTTGGCCACCCTGACGAGTTCCGCTACCTGGTGGATTCCCTTCACCAGGCCGGGATCGGCGTCCTGCTGGACTGGGTTCCCGCGCACTTCCCGAAGGACGCCTGGGCGCTGGCCCGGTTCGACGGCGAGCCCCTCTACGAGCACTCCGACCCGGCCCTCGGAGAACACCCGGACTGGGGTACCTTGATTTTCGACTTCGGCCGCACCGAGGTCCGCAACTTCCTGGTGGCCAACGCGCTCTACTGGCTGGAGGAGTTCCACATCGACGGCCTGCGCGTGGACGCGGTAGCTTCGATGCTTTACCTCGACTATTCACGCCAGGAAGGCCAGTGGCGGCCCAACCGCTTCGGCGGCAGGGAGAACCTTGAGGCCATCTCCTTCCTGCAGGAAGTCAACGCCACGGTCTACAAGACCCACCCGGGCGCCGTCATGATTGCCGAGGAATCCACGGCGTTCCCGGGCGTCACCGCCCCCACCAGCCACGGCGGCCTGGGCTTCGGCCTCAAGTGGAACATGGGCTGGATGCACGATTCACTCAAGTACATCTCCGAGGACCCCTACAACCGCAGATGGCACCACGGCACGGTGACGTTCTCCCTGGTGTACGCGTTCACCGAGAACTTCCTGCTGCCCATCAGCCACGATGAGGTTGTCCACGGCAAGGGCTCCATGCTCCGCAAGATGCCCGGTGACCGCTGGCAACAGCTGGCGAACCTCCGCGCCTTCTTTGCCTACCAGTGGGCGCATCCGGGCAAGCAACTCATTTTCATGGGCACCGAGTTCGGCCAGGAAGCGGAGTGGTCCGAGCAGCACGGCCTTGACTGGTGGCTTGCGGACATCCCCGCCCACCGCGGACTGCAGCTGCTGACCAAAGACCTCAACGAGCTCTACGCAGCCACACCTGCCCTGTACACCCAGGACAACGTTCCGGCCGGCTTCCAGTGGATCAACGGGGGAGACTCGGACCGCAACGTCCTGTCCTTCATCAGGTGGGACGCCGACGGCAACCCCCTGGTCTGTGCCATCAACTTCTCCGGCGCACCGCATGTCGGCTACACCCTCGGAGTTCCGACGCCCGGGGCCTGGACAGAGGTGCTCAACACCGACCACAGCACGTACGGCGGATCCGGCGTGCTGAACGACGGGGAGCTCAAAGCAACGGATGACGGACAGGATGGCCAGCCGGCCACCCTGACCGTTACGCTTCCCCCGCTGGGTGCGGCGTACTTCAAGCCGGGAACATCAACGGCTGGCTGA